From a region of the Coffea arabica cultivar ET-39 chromosome 3e, Coffea Arabica ET-39 HiFi, whole genome shotgun sequence genome:
- the LOC113736631 gene encoding F-box protein PP2-B11-like — translation MEGPFARLPEGFISEILSLTSPVDVIRTSVVSKEFKPAADSDTIWEKFLPSDYQDIISRSDSAVDCTTKKALYFSLCDSPLLLDGGRMSFSVDKRSGKKCYMVGARELIIAWARDPWYWHWISRPDSRFREVAKLKAVCWLDIRGRIESQMLSTGTTYAAFLVFKIAEEYYGIEQATSLIRFVNHESDGVAGRRAAPVHLVSREGMNHPAEFGGKFPKMRTDGWMELELGKFYTDRGDDGQVEARLIEIISLHGKSGLIVEGIEFRPK, via the exons ATGGAAGGCCCTTTTGCCAGATTGCCAGAAGGCTTCATATCTGAGATTCTATCACTCACTTCACCTGTGGATGTGATCAGAACGTCAGTTGTCTCAAAAGAGTTCAAGCCTGCTGCTGATTCTGATACTATTTGGGAGAAATTTCTACCATCTGATTATCAAGATATCATTTCAAGATCAGATTCTGCTGTTGATTGCACAACCAAAAAGGCCCTCTACTTTTCTCTCTGTGATTCTCCTCTTCTCCTTGATGGAGGCAGAATG AGCTTTTCAGTTGATAAAAGGAGTGGAAAGAAATGTTATATGGTTGGGGCAAGAGAACTCATCATTGCCTGGGCAAGAGATCCATGGTACTGGCATTGGATATCTCGTCCTGACTCAAG ATTCAGAGAGGTTGCCAAGCTTAAGGCTGTTTGTTGGCTGGATATCAGAGGCAGGATAGAAAGTCAAATGTTGTCTACTGGTACTACTTATGCAGCTTTCCTAGTGTTCAAGATAGCAGAGGAGTATTATGGGATTGAGCAAGCAACAAGTTTAATCAGATTTGTAAACCATGAGAGTGACGGTGTGGCCGGAAGAAGAGCTGCACCTGTCCATCTTGTATCAAGGGAAGGTATGAATCATCCAGCAGAATTTGGTGGAAAGTTTCCCAAAATGAGAACAGATGGCTGGATGGAATTAGAACTGGGGAAGTTTTATACTGATAGAGGAGATGATGGTCAGGTGGAGGCTCGACTGATAGAGATTATTAGCCTTCATGGGAAGTCAGGCCTTATTGTCGAAGGCATTGAATTTCGCCCCAAGTGA